DNA from Coffea arabica cultivar ET-39 chromosome 10c, Coffea Arabica ET-39 HiFi, whole genome shotgun sequence:
TGTTAggatatgttttttttttttttttaatttccgaatagatgaataatttttttactttgaaaattttttttcagcCCGTGTTTCTTATACTTAATTATTTGCTTCCCGTGCGTAGGCAAAGGTCCAAAGCTAGTTATATACTGTATTAAAAATAGAAGATGAAGAAGTTTGTGCGGCACAATATTAAGTGATTTGGAAATTGTAAAAGTTGGGAAATGAAGAAAGGGATTGCCAATGCAAGaaaaacggaaagaaaaattgTAGCTGCAAATGGGTTCCGGCAAGAATTCTACACAAGCTGTCCTTACTTGTGATTTATGGCAATGATAGAAATTTTATATATGTTAATCTTATACCAATGATCAGCAATTCTTAATTTCTCGGTAGTTAGGaccaatgttttcagaaccggaccggaccggccggttcgaccgattggaccgcgaaccggccatgtcaCCAGTCCGGTCTAATGCTAAAGCCGGAAGTTCATGGAGAACCGTTGAAACCCGGACGAACCGTGCGAACCGTGAACCGGCgattttttaaattcttcaacaaaatatcaAGAATGGTGTAGATAAGATTCGAACATGGGTCTCCAAGTTTGGATATGACAATCTCACCGCTAGACTATAGTtaagtttgttgagaattctacttgactaaaaaatatattaaaacatcaagttcttctcttatttttttttttcaattttttcttcttaaccatttttaacccaattatccacaacaagattttctcaagtcttcaccattattatcaggttattatctttagcaaattgtaaacaagttgaaaatttcaacttttcttgttttccaacatcttagtaagtttaatttttttcttttcaaggtttttttttctatattattatctttagttgattttttgcattttcttctttttcccctcaattttcatatgtttgcctcatttttgttttatttttattcgattaattaaggatgaaatttttgcaaaagtagtgcacatccgtgtaggaattgggtaggaattacaaataataacattgggctggtcaaaaatatggtagttggcacataatcgaagctattgataattgaatttaaaataattaatggtataggatcattgaatttaatataacatgttaattagtaatgtttagtagcaattaattttttatgtgtttaactgtatatttgtttttcaaaaatttttagttttttttagtttgagcaattagatttatatttttataataaaattttaactttttcagcttaagttgatgaaattgtgaaggtggtatggttgcttatcatgccactgataaaagtttgctattcaaatagtttgtcttaacttgaactcttttatggatttttttaagggttgtaaaagaatttcaatatttaatttatttattttttgtgtttttatttgtgataattggtgagcatttggattgtatctatctatgtttataatgaatttatgaaaacttatggtgaattatgatattttaattatatttatcattccatattttatgtataacttttagaaaatttattattatcataacttaaattaagttatgttggtaaagttcaagtgtagaatgaaacctgcttagtacttaacaaaaaaaaaaaaaaaaatgaaccttTGAACCGGCCGGTTGGACTGGTCGGACCGGtcgaaccgcgaaccggccacctCTCCGGTTCACtgaccggtccgagtttaaaaacattggttAGGACCCTATTCGAAATTTAGGTTCCTTTTAAGTTATTGTTTCTTCCAAGTTTTATCATGCTAATTTTGTAAGGCGAAGCATTATTTTGTGCACTCATGTTACTGATTAATTTGTTGGGGGTTTTTTAGCGCGAAATAGACGACTACTGAGATATCAAGAATACAATAATTTAATAACAATTAAGTTACAAGCATAAAAGATGAATGGCACACAAGATTTAACATGGTTCGACTCTATCATTGAATCTATATCCATGAAGAGAAAATTTGATCTTTACTATGAAAGGAAAATTCTATACAAGAATATAATTTGAATCCAAATTCAACctttgtataccatctctcatttCGTAAgaactctttctctctctctctctctctctctctctctctctctctctctctctctctctctctctctctctctcattatGTATAAGGTTACATATTGCTTTTGTGTGTCACTTTGTAGTACACCAACCCATAACTATTTATAAACTACTTTACTTGGCCAACACTCAAATAATAATAGGAAATAATTGTTAATTTCTAATTTTATACATAATAGAAAATAACTTTTAATTGTTAAACTCATACGAATAGAAAATTCCTTcactactatttcaagtaactaaaatcaaTAAGGAAACAAGTTACTTCCacataatatttatatgaatatctTTTCACAATAGAAGACAAAGATGACTGGTATTGTAGATTAATTGGATATCAATttctttaattgctttttctagtATGTCATGGCTTTTGTACGCATAACTATAAAGTAACTCTTTAGCTTGTACTTAACGGAGATGCCTGCCATCTTTATGACTTTCAAGAAGCATGCTCCCTGTACCATTGTGATATGAAGTGACAATACATAGTTTCcataaaatattttctttgttcGTTGAATTATTCTTTTAACCAGTGGAATAGTATTAACTCACTTTGCACCCTCAAATTtgtatcactttttcactttgCACTTTAAATTTCAAGTTCAAACATTTTGCACATAAACTCTCAATTTTAGATATTTTGCACTCTGAAGTCTCAAATTTGTCTCATTTAAATCCAATCATTGATAACCATAGCAAAATTAACAAGACAAAGAATTGTATATTAATGATAATGTATTATTTTGTTCTATCCGTTATCGATTGAATCCTTTTAATCACTTTCAACCCATTGTCATTGATTTGTTTAATTgcaattattaatattttggaTAGCAataatatgtaaaaaaaaattatttacttgcatcacaaatacatttttcaagacatctttttatctttccaatcacttttttttctcatatgcatcacatcacaaaaaattttacaataattatttcaaagaaTCTCTTATTCAAACACAACCATTGTCAGCAAATTAATAAGATAATAGATAGTGTAAATTAATGAAAATATATTGTTTTATTCTAATTGCAATATTTTAGCTCATTTGACCACTTTTAGCACATTATCATTGATTTGTAAGATTCTATATGCCATTAATTTTGCCAATATTATCATTGATTGGACTTAAATGGAACAAATTTAAAAGTTTAGGGTACAGAGTGTATAAAATGGAGAATTTGAGGtgcaaaatatttaaaattgaaatttggaatacaaagtaaaaaattaatataaattcGGGAGTGTGAAGTAGAATTAGTCCAATGGAATTAATACAGAACGAAAATGCAAATCTTACAATCTAGTCCCGGGCAACAAAAGGTAAAAAACTCTTTAACTTTATGATAAAAAGTACGAGTTGTGTTTAACTTGAAAGGATTTGAGAAAATACAATCTAACAATGAGATGGGACACATTAATAACATGGTCAAGACATTCTTATTTGCACTCTCCACTCTGGAGAGCCAGAAAATGTgcagaaaaataaatataatgcaTAGAGATGACAAGAATCAATAAGAGAATTAACATGTTACTGATACCAGCTTTcgcactacaacaaaaatgacctttTCTAACATGTCTATAAGGACATTTACTGGTTTATTTCATTATAGCATTTCTATTATGACATTTATTATCAACTTAATAATATAtgctctaattttttttattttatctgatataaaaataataatgtatcTTTAGGCTCTCTATCATGACACTTGTGAAAATGTGGGATACatcaagaaaaattaaaacacaaaacGACGTGGTTTAATTTTGGCGGAAGATTCTTTGCCAAAACACTTAAGtgaaatctctttttttttttcgaaacgatAGGATATTTTCATTGCTTTAATGAGAAAGAGTACATATACGAGCAACGGCTCGAGAGAAGCTATACAAAATGTGTTCTAAGAACACTGAGGAAATAGTCTTTCCTCATCAACAATAACGCCTAAGGCATCATCACTTAATTTTTTACTAATTAATATATGTTCTTGTCTACACAAGTCAAAAGAACACATGCAAAACAACCTCTTTAACTTAGAGATGTCTTCAAGTACTGTTGCCATCTTAATGTCCGCAGGGCTCTGCCGTTTGATTTGTCTCCACAGCTCTTTGTTACAAAACTTCAGTTTAACCTTGCTCCAGTTTCGATGCACAGCTTTGCACAAGGCCAGTTTCAGAGCTAGTGCATCATCTAGGACTTTGTTTCCCAGGCTGATCTCATTCATCATCCACCCTGTCATTCTATTTCTTGCATATTCCTTAACTGTGACTCCTATCCCTACATTATGCTGtccttttttctttgttgtttctaTCTCCATTATCACAGCTCTCTCGTTTGTATAGTTCTGATCTTGCAATTCTTGTCCAGGGACTGTTTCTTCTGTGCTCTTTCCAACTTTCGTGCCCTCTTCCTGCAGCTGTTCCATCCAATCCTTGTGTGCTCTTGCTATTGTTTTGAAAGGTGTTACTATATCTGATTTCTCGAATTCCCTCTTATTCCTTTCTTTCCACACCTGCCACAGGATATTAGCAGTTAAACCAATATGTTCCAACCCCTCTGGTCTATGCCTTGCTTCTGAAATCCTTAGCCACCATCGCTTGAAATTCCCTTGTTGATCCTTTGCCCCATCCCACTGAATAGGAGCTGCCTTCCAAATGTTCATCGCATGAGGGCAGGTCAACAGGAGGCGTTCTACTGTTTCCTGTGCAGTTCCACAAGTTGTGCAAGTAGGATCACCCTGGCCCATTCTCCTCCTCACAGCTTCCTTCACTGGCAGAGCTCCTTGAATGCATTTCCAAATGAAGAACTTGATCTTGTGCTTAATATTTAGACTCCACAGAGTGTTCCACATTTGAATAACTTGAGGGCTACCTTTTGCATAACTGGAACTTGCTCCATCAGGGTTGcccgtttttctttttctgttttgctTCATCAGGAGATTGTAGCCCGAGTTGACAGTGTATTGCCCTCCCGCCTTTGGTTGCCAATAAAAGCTATCCTCCCTCTCTGAAAGACTCAAAGGAATAGCTAGAATTTTGTGCGCATCATGTCTGTTAAAATTTCTGAAGATGATATTCCTATTCCATCTTTGGTGACTTATGAGCTCTTCCACCTTTTCCAGCCCACAAATGCTCCTACGACTTGTAGTCGGCCTACCTGTAGTTGTATCTGGAATCCACTTATGTTCCCAGATGCTTGTACTACGCCCATTCCCTATCCTCCTAATCAGTCCTTCATTGAGTAGGCTTCTTGCTCCCATTAAGCCTTGCCAAATCCAGGATGCATTTTTGGTGGGACTGCAATGTAAGATGAATTCCTTTGAAAAATATTTAGCTTTTAACACTTTGGTCACCAACAGATTTGGTCTAGTAATTAATCTCcatacttgctttcctagcagGGGTTGATTGAAAGCTTCAAGATCCTTGAATCCTAGGCCTCCTGCCTTTTTTTCCAAAGCCATTCTTTCCCAAGAAATCCAGTGTATTTTGTTCTTGCCATTAGATTCTCCCCACCACAATTTGGCCATCAGTGAACAGACATCTTTACACAATCTTCTTGGTAGCTTAAAGCATGACATAACGTACGTAGGCATAGCCATTGCGACTGCCTTCAACAATACTTCTTTACCTGCTGGACTCAAAAATCTGTTTTTCCAGTTCTGGAACCTTTTCCTTATATTGTCCCTTACGAAGCCAAAAATCTGTTCTTTAGTTCTTGAGACAACCATTGGGAGCCCCAGATATTTGCCTTGTGTTGCCTCTATCATTCCTCCAAGAGCTTGACAGATTTCTCCCTTCTTCTCGCTGACCATGTTTTTGCTAAAGAACATTGCAGATTTGTCCAAATTGACCAACTGCCCTGAGGAGTTTTCATATGCTTTCAAGACTTTCATAATCTCTCCTGCCACTCCCTTATTCGCTTTACAAAAGATGATAGAATCATCAGCAAAAAAAAGGTGAGTAAGAACTGGACCTTGCCTGTTGATCTTTAGACCTTCAATTCTTTTGCTCTCCTCAGCTCTTCTCAACAGATTAGAAAAGCCTTCTGAACAGATTAAAAACAGGTAAGGGGACAAAGGGTCCCCCTGCCTGATTCCCCTCTCTGGGGACACAAAACCTTTGACCTCCCCGTTACAATTGAATGAGTAACTCACTGTCTTCAGGCAGCTATGGATCTAGTTAATCCACGTAGCACAGAATCCCATTTGTTCCATCATAGCAAGCAGAAAatgccactccaccctatcgTAAGCCTTTGCCATGTCCAATTTGATTGCCATGTAGCCTTCTTTCCCCTGTCTTTTGCTTTTTAAGGTAATGCATATACTCATGAGCAATAATCACATTATCCAAAATTTGTCTATCAGGGATAAAGGCAGATTGAGTTTTGCTTATGCAGGTATCCAGAACAGTCTTCAGTCTATTGGCCAAGATTTTGGATATGATTTTGTAGATCACACTGCATAGACTGATAGGcctgtaatttttcaaattgattGGATGCAGAGTTTTGGGAATGAGAGATATGACAGTATGGTTCACAGATTTAAGCATGTGACCTGagtgaaaaaaaagttttgactGCTGGGATGATATCATTCTTAATAGAGCTCTAGAATTTCTGAAAAAACATTGGAGTCATTCCATCATGACCTGGTGCTTTTTCTGGATTCATAGAGAACAGTGCCTCATGGATTTCGTCCTCAAGGACTTCCTTGATCAGATTAGCATTCATCTCCTGAGTGATTGAGTGTGGAATACCAGATAAAATTTCTGTCATTTCATCTCTCCCTCCACTCGTGAACAGCTTCTTAAAATAGTCAGCAATTTCAGTCACTACTTCATCCTCATTATTAGTCCAAGACCCATCCTCTCTTTGTATTTTGCTCAAATTATTACTCACTCTCCTCCCCTTGACGTAAGAGTGAAAATACTTAGTATTTTTATCCCCTTCCCGCAGCCAACTGATTCTAGCCTTTTGACTCCAAAAAATTTCTTCCTCCTTATAAGCTTCGGCCAGCTGCTTCTTAATTTCCTTTAACTCCCCGTTTCTTTTATCTAAACCTGAGTTCCTAACTCTGTCCAGTTCTTGCTTAAGATCATTTATTTTGCTCCTAGAGTTAGACTGGACTTCATTTCTCCACTTCAAAAGCTCGATTCTGCAATTTTTAATCTTCCTAGTTACTCTGAACATTTTTTACCCATGTTCCTCCTTGTTCCAAGCCTGCTCCACCACTTTCTGAATCCCCTCTTTGTGGAGCCATCTCTTATCAAAATAGaacctcttcttcttccttcccatcCCTGGATTAGTATCTAGTAAAAGTATAGAGTGATCGGACGCAAGGGTATCAATGTGTTGACACTTTGCCCTCTCAAACTCTTGAAACCACTCCACACTTCCAAGACATCTATCAAGCCTTTGTCGGACTTCACCTTCGTTATCCCAGTGGTTACTCCACGTCCAAGGGTGACCATCAAACCCTATATCCACTAATCTATTACAGTCTATGAAATCTCTAAAGTCCCTAAAACTCCTCTCCTCCCTATACGCTCCCCCCCCCACTTTTCATCATTGGACAAAATATCATTAAAGTCACCTGTGATTAAGAATCTGGATACCCACAATCTGCTCCTATCAGTTAACACTCTCCATTGTTCCTTCCTAATTCTCTGGTCACAACTAGCATAAACTCCAATAAACCACCAAGTAGCCTGAGAGCCATTATCTTCCAATTTGGCTTCTATAGTGAAAGCTGTAGTGTTTACCTCAACAATTTGTGTTTCCTTAGTCCAGAACAAAGCCATTCCACCTGCCCTATTCATAGCTTCCACTGTCACATTATGATCCAACCTTAGATTTCTAGCTATTCTATCTATCACATTCTTCCTATTCTTAGTCTCGCTTAAGAAAATCAGACAAACTGGTGAAATTTTGCCTCCtcgtgaaatctcaaaacttcaTTTTGCCTCCTCGTgaaattttgcttcttcttatCTCTCTcacaaactctctctctctctctctcggcaaACTCTCTCTCAAAACTCTTGGCCAAAATTCTGCGGATTTTGCTTTCCCCGCAGAATTTTCTTACAAATTTATGCCCTCCGTCTCTCTCGGCCACTCTCCTGTCCTCTGCCTTACTGAATAATGCAGAAGCTAGGGGAAGCCCTGGCCGATCTCCCCAACATTTCTAATTTCCAAACTGGTGTCCATCGAAAATTAGGGCTCTAAGTCTGAGAGAGGCCTTAGATTTAGGGCGGTATTCGCAGCATCTGCACTTATTCTTTCTTGGATTTCAGCGATCAGCGGCAAATGTCGCCTCCCCCTGGACCCTACTCCGGCACCAGCACTCTCGTCTTGGTAAACCATCCGCTAATTTTTCTCTAATTTcattttgtttacttttgtcTGATTTTGAGTTCTTTTTGGGTAATTATTTTATGTCAATTGGTGATTTGGGGGTTGAGGGTGGATGTTGGGGTTGAGGGTTTTGGGAAGGAGAAGGTAAAGAAGGTAGAGGAGGTGATGTGGTTGTGGAAGGGAGTGAAGAGGTGGAGGTGGTGGCGGTGATGGGTGGTGGAAGAGCGGCGGATGATGAGGCGGTGGAAGCTGTGGTTGTTGGCATAGGAGGAGAGGATGATGGTATCTGAAAAAAGATTCCAAAGTAGAAGATAGTATTGATGCTGTAAAAGATTCCAAAGTGCACACGACTAAGACAACGTCGGTCTTTAGTGGTAGTTTGTTAATGTTATCCTGATGAGTGACGAGAAGCCATTGGGAAGTCTGCATCTATATTATGTACTCCTAACATCTAGCAGCGGACAAGGTATTTTTCTATTCGTGTCAGCGATAATCTATAGGcttaaaagaagaattaaagcCAATATATGAAAGGTCTTCCTACAATGATGATGCATGACAATGATATGATCACAAATTAAATTTGTTATCAAATCGAAGTGGATAAGAAATGTAGGGAAAGAATGTTGCAATTGAGACAATGTTTGACAGAGAGAAGGCattaaaataaagaaagagataGGCCTCTGTTATCAAGGCAAGGACTCTTTTGTAGTCTTGTTAAGTGGCTATTTGTACAAGTGTTACTAAGGTATTGGTAGACTCTTGGATATTTTTCCTTTAGTTATGGAAGGGGTAGTTATCAAAACCTGCTTCGATCATTTTGTGACAGCTTCAATTCAACTGATTGCTGCTACCATTGGAACTtgttaatttaatttattagcCAGCCAAAGTCAGGAGTTGGCTAATAAATTGGTTGTAAGTTTTGTTATGTGTTTGGTATGCACAAAAGTCCGCTGCTAAAATCACAGCAGAtggagacagagagagagagagaggattatacatatacatatatcttTCTTGCTTATAATGTAAGTTTAATAATACCTAAAGGATGATCAAACCTAAAGCTGAAGGAGTTGTTAGAAACCTTAAAgagagatttctgaaattatctctaAAATGGAAGATAAACTAACCGTGTTGGATTTGTCAAGAAAGCATGAGAATTGATTTCAATGTCAAGTTGCAATATTTGAGCGATATACTCTATTTGTTTTCATATGTTAG
Protein-coding regions in this window:
- the LOC113714212 gene encoding uncharacterized protein, which gives rise to MNRAGGMALFWTKETQIVEVNTTAFTIEAKLEDNGSQATWWFIGVYASCDQRIRKEQWRVLTDRSRLWVSRFLITGFDGHPWTWSNHWDNEGEVRQRLDRCLGSVEWFQEFERAKCQHIDTLASDHSILLLDTNPGMGRKKKRFYFDKRWLHKEGIQKVVEQAWNKEEHGIELLKWRNEVQSNSRSKINDLKQELDRVRNSGLDKRNGELKEIKKQLAEAYKEEEIFWSQKARISWLREGDKNTKYFHSYVKGRRVSNNLSKIQREDGSWTNNEDEVVTEIADYFKKLFTSGGRDEMTEILSGIPHSITQEMNANLIKEVLEDEIHEALFSMNPEKAPGHDGMTPMFFQKF